A stretch of DNA from Halorubrum sp. BOL3-1:
GTCGTAGCGGTCGAGGAGGCGGCGTCCCGGGACAGCGAGTCGGCTGCCGCCGCCCCCGTCGCCGCCGCGCCGCCGCTCGACGAGGGTTCCGTAGGCCCGCTCCAGCGTCTCAATCCGCGAGAGCGCGCGAGCGCGTGAGCGACTGAGCTCCGAGGCCGCGCCCGCGACCGACCCCGCCGCGTCGACCGCACGAAGCAGGGCCGCGTCGCGGCCGTCGAACTCGACGCCGCCCTCGACGAGCGCGGCGCGGCCGCGGCCCGCTGCCCCGTTTCGGTCGGCGTCCGTCGGATCTCCCATGTTCGCGGCGTCGGGGCCGAGCGTGTTGGCGCTTTCGCCAGACCGCCGGCGCGGTGTGCGACGCAACTTATATGAAGCGGCGCCACGCCGTTGTATCTATGAAGATACATCGTCGTGAGTTCGTGGCGACGGTGGGGGCCGGTGCGCTCGCGGGCATCGCCGGCTGTTCGTCGGCGAGCGGCGAAGGAGGGCGTGCCGGGGTGGCCGGCGAGACGCTCACCCTCACGACGACGACGAGCACCTACGACACGGGGCTACTCGACGAGATCCATACGGACTTCGAGGACCTGTACGGCGTGACCGTCGACGCGGTCCCGCAGGGGACCGGTGCGGCCCTACGGACGGCTCGCGACGGCGACGCCGACGTCGTGATGGTCCACGCCCGCGGGCTCGAAGACGAGTTCATGCGGAACGGGTACGGCGTCAACCGTCGCGACCTGCTGTTCAACGACTTCGTCATCGTCGGTCCCGAAAGCGATCCGGCGGGAATCGCGGGGACGAGTTCGGCCACCGGCGCGCTCGCCGCGATCGCCGACGCGGAGGCGCAGTTCGTCTCGCGCGGCGACAACTCCGGGACCCACACGAAGGAGCTGAACCTCTGGGAAGCCGCCGGCACCGAGCCGGACGGGGACTGGTATCAGGAGACCGGCACCGGGATGGGCGAGGCGCTAAACGTCGCGGCCCAGCAGGGAGCGTACGCCCTCTCGGACCGCGGAACCTTCATTTCGCAGCGCTCGAAGCTCGAACTCTCCGTTCTCGTACAGGGACCGATCGAGGACGGCCCGGAGATCCTCGCGAACCCCTACGGGATCATGGCCGTCAACCCCGGCGTTCACGACAACGCTAACTACGA
This window harbors:
- a CDS encoding substrate-binding domain-containing protein; translation: MKIHRREFVATVGAGALAGIAGCSSASGEGGRAGVAGETLTLTTTTSTYDTGLLDEIHTDFEDLYGVTVDAVPQGTGAALRTARDGDADVVMVHARGLEDEFMRNGYGVNRRDLLFNDFVIVGPESDPAGIAGTSSATGALAAIADAEAQFVSRGDNSGTHTKELNLWEAAGTEPDGDWYQETGTGMGEALNVAAQQGAYALSDRGTFISQRSKLELSVLVQGPIEDGPEILANPYGIMAVNPGVHDNANYDLAMAYIGWITSPGVQDSISDYRVNGKQVFFPEAVSEDPDFGQYVPEGWSDGSSDA